The Rhododendron vialii isolate Sample 1 chromosome 6a, ASM3025357v1 genome includes a window with the following:
- the LOC131331187 gene encoding uncharacterized protein LOC131331187 has protein sequence MLSDNNLVHKTLYDILGVREDANYEEIRTSYRSAILDSHPDKMQKASKTYIPDHELENRFLEVQRAWEVLSHPKSRASYDSDLRVLRREEFVVAEDVGLEDLMVQSKGEVLELFYQCRCSDYFSIDSLELEEMGYRLLREGSKISLRMSDALSSSVLLSCGSCSLQIRLLINGETTLETNDPLQ, from the coding sequence ATGCTTTCAGACAACAATTTGGTCCATAAAACCCTCTATGACATTCTAGGTGTGAGGGAAGATGCAAACTATGAAGAAATCCGTACAAGCTATCGGTCTGCCATCCTTGATTCCCACCCGGATAAAATGCAAAAGGCTTCCAAAACTTATATTCCAGATCATGAGTTGGAAAACAGATTTCTAGAGGTGCAGAGGGCTTGGGAAGTCCTCAGCCACCCAAAGTCACGTGCCTCTTATGATAGTGACCTACGCGTGCTGAGACGAGAAGAATTTGTTGTTGCAGAAGATGTTGGTTTAGAGGATCTGATGGTTCAGAGTAAAGGTGAAGTCTTGGAGCTCTTTTACCAGTGTCGATGCAGTGACTACTTCTCTATCGATTCTCTTGAGTTGGAGGAGATGGGTTATCGTTTGTTGAGGGAGGGTAGTAAGATCTCTTTACGAATGTCGGATGCTTTGTCATCGTCAGTTCTTCTTTCTTGTGGTTCTTGCTCTCTGCAAATTCGCTTGTTGATTAATGGCGAAACTACGCTTGAAACTAATGATCCTTTACAGTAG